Proteins found in one Bacteroidota bacterium genomic segment:
- a CDS encoding outer membrane beta-barrel protein, giving the protein MNERKILIVAFLLILPFYSFSQSKFGVGGSYIYNNSEYVLGKVIPFVDSFSILDDKNGFDVELHYKYRFNEKFAISSKVDYLRVKQKYEIVFLSLLYDKFERVFDQHYLEFAVYPNLYFSRDFAVYFGPKLIYNIKNSEVNNELNEYGLGINFNTMSIGLDIGLNYVYEMFYFDLSYSYLPNHTIGNIEILNYQSDIPVTYNATRVNFTVGLEF; this is encoded by the coding sequence AGAGAAAGATATTAATTGTTGCCTTTTTATTGATCTTACCTTTTTACAGTTTCTCTCAAAGTAAGTTTGGAGTTGGCGGATCTTATATTTATAACAATTCTGAATATGTTTTAGGCAAGGTTATTCCATTTGTAGATAGTTTTAGTATACTCGATGATAAGAATGGTTTTGATGTTGAGTTACACTACAAATATAGGTTTAATGAGAAGTTTGCAATTTCTTCAAAGGTTGATTACCTAAGAGTTAAGCAGAAATATGAAATTGTGTTCCTGTCTCTTCTTTATGATAAGTTTGAAAGGGTATTTGATCAGCACTACCTGGAGTTTGCAGTTTACCCAAATTTATATTTCTCACGTGATTTTGCGGTTTATTTTGGGCCAAAACTTATATACAATATCAAGAATTCAGAGGTGAATAATGAATTAAATGAATACGGATTAGGGATAAATTTCAATACAATGAGTATTGGTCTGGATATAGGATTGAATTATGTTTATGAGATGTTTTATTTCGATTTGTCTTATTCCTATTTGCCCAATCATACTATTGGAAACATCGAAATATTAAATTATCAGTCCGATATACCGGTTACTTATAACGCTACACGTGTCAATTTTACTGTGGGACTTGAGTTTTAG
- a CDS encoding acetyl-CoA carboxylase biotin carboxyl carrier protein subunit, with protein MSEANVNNRKYEIELSEDSIFTGKIDSDNFSFSIKSQNKNNYIIEKDGIEYDLDIIDLNENTKTIEILVNGKYFKTNLRDQYDKLIHNLGYGRKNDSESRYIKAPMPGLVLDILIKKNDPIKEGQHLLVLEAMKMENIIKSNSVGKIKNVNISKNDTVDKDEILIELE; from the coding sequence ATGTCAGAAGCAAATGTAAATAACCGTAAATATGAAATTGAACTAAGTGAAGATTCTATATTTACAGGTAAAATAGACTCCGATAATTTCAGTTTTTCGATCAAGTCGCAAAATAAAAACAACTATATCATAGAAAAAGATGGTATTGAATACGATTTGGATATTATAGACTTAAACGAAAACACCAAAACAATAGAAATACTGGTAAACGGTAAATACTTCAAGACCAATTTAAGAGATCAATACGATAAATTAATTCATAATTTAGGATATGGAAGGAAGAATGATAGCGAGTCAAGATATATTAAAGCACCTATGCCGGGGCTGGTACTGGACATATTAATCAAAAAAAATGATCCGATTAAAGAGGGACAACACCTACTAGTATTAGAAGCCATGAAAATGGAGAACATAATAAAATCTAACAGTGTCGGAAAAATTAAAAATGTTAACATCTCAAAAAATGATACTGTAGATAAAGATGAAATCTTAATAGAACTTGAATGA